The following coding sequences lie in one Myxococcus xanthus genomic window:
- the cas10 gene encoding type III-B CRISPR-associated protein Cas10/Cmr2, translating to MKYVVVLKEGPVQGYIAQSRRTRDLWYGSHLLSNLARTVAVSLTESGATLVFPHPEQAKDTSTGVANKVVALVEDAPEQAARNARRAAKERLLKDWRRVFKTCESMLIPEASVLAEEQLDTFLEIHAAWAPIADTPTGYADALHEAERALEARRGLREFVPWKQPPPAGTHKSSLDGARPSLLRRERHVGHLWRDFRIGLREELDALGVLKRVGGNPGQFVPVPSIGMAAWLQTAATRHPALLAALKAECARRGFQTVSVRNRPWVEAFPYDGQLLLPERVAPYFEEYAVPDARQAAARFVHEFVEPLRDAVRAEPFPYVACLVADGDRMGRALEALARQPDGHAAHQRISRALADFTRQAKTIVEVEHRGVLVYAGGDDLLAFVTPMDALACAQALAVAFRATLEAALAGTRAEVPTLSVGLGIGHVLESLGELLELGRRAERAAKDAGRDALAVLVAKHAGRERLWTAPWATDPVERLTRDMALLSSDTQPLPLKKVHEVAALARRFPSGTTIAPELAELLSDEAARILARAEAGRSPVKLTPEAVGLELPTSPNSLEPPHASLDRWASRLLVADVLARASGKLIPASDKEGVR from the coding sequence ATGAAATACGTCGTCGTTCTCAAAGAGGGGCCGGTGCAGGGCTACATCGCCCAGTCTCGCCGCACGCGGGACCTCTGGTACGGCAGCCACCTGCTGTCGAATCTGGCGCGAACCGTGGCGGTCTCCCTCACGGAGTCTGGTGCGACGCTGGTCTTCCCGCATCCGGAGCAGGCGAAGGACACGAGCACCGGCGTGGCCAACAAGGTGGTCGCGCTGGTGGAGGACGCGCCCGAGCAGGCTGCACGGAACGCGCGGCGCGCGGCGAAGGAGCGGTTGCTCAAGGACTGGCGCCGCGTCTTCAAGACGTGCGAGTCCATGCTCATCCCCGAGGCGTCCGTGCTGGCCGAGGAGCAACTCGACACCTTCCTTGAGATCCACGCTGCCTGGGCACCCATCGCGGACACGCCCACGGGTTACGCCGACGCGCTGCACGAGGCGGAGCGTGCCCTGGAGGCCCGCCGGGGCTTGCGTGAGTTCGTGCCATGGAAGCAGCCGCCGCCGGCGGGCACGCACAAGTCGAGCCTCGACGGCGCTCGCCCGTCATTGCTGCGACGCGAGCGTCACGTGGGGCACCTCTGGCGTGACTTCCGCATTGGCCTGCGCGAGGAGCTGGATGCGCTCGGGGTGCTCAAGCGCGTCGGCGGCAATCCCGGCCAGTTCGTGCCCGTGCCCTCCATCGGGATGGCGGCGTGGCTCCAGACCGCGGCCACGCGACACCCGGCGCTCCTCGCCGCGCTCAAGGCCGAGTGCGCGCGCCGCGGGTTCCAGACGGTGAGCGTGAGGAATCGTCCCTGGGTGGAGGCCTTCCCCTACGACGGCCAGTTGTTGCTGCCCGAGCGCGTGGCCCCGTACTTCGAGGAGTACGCCGTCCCCGATGCGCGTCAGGCCGCCGCGCGTTTCGTCCACGAGTTCGTGGAGCCGCTTCGAGACGCTGTGCGCGCCGAGCCCTTCCCTTACGTGGCCTGCCTGGTGGCGGATGGAGACCGCATGGGCCGCGCGCTGGAGGCGCTCGCGAGGCAGCCGGACGGCCACGCCGCGCACCAACGCATCTCCCGGGCGCTCGCGGACTTCACGCGGCAGGCGAAGACGATTGTCGAAGTGGAGCATCGGGGCGTGCTCGTCTACGCGGGCGGCGACGATTTGCTCGCCTTCGTCACGCCCATGGACGCGCTCGCGTGTGCCCAGGCGCTTGCCGTTGCCTTCCGCGCCACGCTGGAAGCGGCGCTGGCGGGAACGCGCGCGGAGGTGCCCACGCTCTCTGTGGGGCTGGGCATTGGCCACGTCCTGGAGAGCCTGGGCGAGCTGCTGGAGCTGGGCCGCCGGGCAGAGCGTGCCGCGAAGGACGCGGGTCGCGACGCGTTGGCAGTGCTGGTGGCGAAGCACGCCGGACGTGAGCGGCTGTGGACGGCGCCGTGGGCCACCGACCCCGTCGAGCGGCTGACGCGGGACATGGCGCTGCTGTCGAGCGACACCCAGCCGCTGCCCTTGAAGAAGGTTCATGAGGTGGCGGCCCTCGCGCGCCGCTTCCCGTCTGGCACCACCATCGCGCCCGAGCTGGCTGAGCTGCTGTCGGATGAGGCCGCGCGCATCCTCGCCCGGGCGGAGGCGGGGCGTTCGCCCGTGAAGCTCACCCCGGAGGCCGTGGGCTTGGAGCTGCCCACGTCGCCGAACTCCCTCGAGCCACCCCATGCATCGCTGGACCGATGGGCATCCCGGCTGCTGGTGGCGGATGTCCTCGCCCGGGCCAGCGGAAAGCTCATTCCCGCGAGCGACAAGGAAGGTGTGAGATGA
- a CDS encoding type III-B CRISPR module-associated protein Cmr3, giving the protein MSDASFALLPRDGLSAKDGRGWYTSEVGRGYSLPWPLPTTVRGALRAAWGHDAMAVSGAVLAPDEWERCSEEVRLRHLVALRRPLGESFSLAHRMWPFPADAVCVRDADGSEHLERLEPRPDGAATLGPDDDDAREALWHPRRNSSGKPMAAPLFWPEARMMAWLRGAVEPSSETPDALTPRTDIHLAIDVETQASQDSMLHSREVVELLRLQRHSGRTPVLEEWALGLSCAWPAPASGAPRGPLGLGGRRRLSAVEPLKVDLFAIPDGVARATRGLRLVLATPAEFQRGWLPDGFERVAGTPPRYVGRLPCIDAPVVLRAALVPWPLDVSGWDMVRRRPRPTRRWVPAGAVYFFEKHSGGDFTANELRALWLASWGGGHAEALGQVLPGVWQPPRHGQGA; this is encoded by the coding sequence ATGAGTGACGCGAGCTTCGCGCTGCTGCCGCGTGACGGCCTGTCGGCCAAGGACGGGCGAGGTTGGTACACGTCGGAGGTGGGGCGTGGGTACTCCTTGCCGTGGCCCCTGCCCACCACAGTGCGGGGCGCCCTTCGCGCCGCCTGGGGGCATGACGCCATGGCGGTCAGCGGTGCGGTCCTGGCCCCGGATGAATGGGAGCGCTGCTCAGAGGAGGTCCGGTTGCGGCACCTCGTCGCGCTGCGCCGCCCGTTGGGCGAGTCCTTCTCGTTGGCCCACCGCATGTGGCCGTTTCCCGCGGATGCTGTGTGCGTGCGCGACGCGGACGGGTCCGAGCATCTGGAGCGGTTGGAGCCACGCCCGGATGGGGCCGCCACGCTGGGCCCGGATGACGACGACGCGCGCGAGGCGCTGTGGCACCCGCGCCGGAACTCGAGCGGAAAGCCCATGGCCGCGCCCCTGTTCTGGCCCGAGGCGCGGATGATGGCGTGGCTGCGCGGCGCGGTGGAGCCGTCCTCCGAGACACCGGATGCGCTGACCCCGCGCACGGACATCCACCTGGCCATCGACGTGGAGACGCAGGCGTCGCAGGACTCGATGCTGCACTCTCGTGAGGTGGTGGAGTTGCTGCGCCTCCAGCGCCACTCGGGGCGAACTCCCGTGCTGGAGGAGTGGGCGCTGGGACTGAGCTGCGCGTGGCCGGCCCCCGCGAGCGGCGCTCCGCGCGGGCCGCTGGGCCTGGGCGGCCGGCGCCGGCTGTCGGCCGTGGAGCCACTGAAGGTGGACCTCTTCGCGATTCCGGATGGCGTGGCCCGGGCGACGCGAGGACTGCGCCTGGTGCTGGCCACGCCCGCGGAGTTCCAACGTGGCTGGTTGCCGGACGGCTTCGAGCGCGTGGCTGGGACACCCCCACGTTACGTGGGCCGGCTGCCGTGCATCGACGCGCCCGTGGTGCTTCGGGCCGCGCTGGTCCCCTGGCCGCTGGACGTGTCCGGCTGGGACATGGTGCGGCGGCGGCCCCGGCCCACGCGGCGGTGGGTGCCCGCAGGCGCCGTCTACTTCTTCGAGAAACACAGCGGTGGGGACTTCACCGCCAACGAGCTGCGAGCGCTGTGGCTGGCCTCCTGGGGCGGCGGCCACGCGGAGGCGCTGGGCCAGGTGCTGCCCGGCGTGTGGCAACCGCCCCGTCACGGACAAGGAGCCTGA
- the cmr4 gene encoding type III-B CRISPR module RAMP protein Cmr4, translating into MESRPYLLHALSPLHVGTGQSVGVIDLPLARLKATGIPFVPGSSLKGVLRELRRPREETGDARGLHDAVFGPRRAKAGPEGDEPGDYAGALVVGDARLLALPVRSFVGTFALVTSPMLLALARRDLGGLSGKEGAWPKVEPLAQRGARVASLRDSAVVYGAGTSEACVYLEDLDLQVASKDDAALGAWAQGLAGLLPEAERALLTKRLVLVDDETMSFLWETATQVDTRVSMDPETGTAAKGQLWTEESLPAETLLVGVMGATGTFNKAPRKLAADAVLDAAFGGEGTVLQLGGKATVGRGRCRLLAWMAPDARGGR; encoded by the coding sequence ATGGAGAGCCGACCCTATCTTCTTCACGCGCTGTCCCCGCTGCACGTCGGCACTGGGCAGAGCGTGGGTGTCATCGACCTGCCCCTGGCGCGGCTGAAGGCCACGGGAATCCCCTTCGTCCCAGGCTCGTCGCTCAAGGGCGTGCTGCGTGAATTGCGGCGGCCTCGCGAGGAGACGGGCGACGCGCGAGGGCTGCACGACGCCGTCTTCGGCCCCCGGCGGGCGAAGGCGGGTCCGGAGGGGGACGAGCCGGGGGACTACGCGGGCGCGCTGGTGGTGGGGGACGCACGGCTGCTCGCGCTGCCGGTGCGCAGCTTCGTGGGCACCTTCGCGCTGGTGACCTCGCCCATGCTGCTCGCGCTCGCGCGGCGGGACCTGGGCGGGCTGAGCGGGAAGGAGGGGGCCTGGCCGAAGGTGGAGCCGCTGGCCCAGCGCGGCGCGCGCGTGGCGTCCCTGCGAGACAGCGCCGTCGTGTACGGCGCGGGCACGTCGGAGGCTTGCGTGTACCTGGAGGACCTGGACCTGCAGGTGGCCTCGAAGGATGACGCGGCTCTGGGCGCCTGGGCCCAGGGCCTGGCGGGGCTGCTGCCGGAGGCGGAGCGCGCGCTGCTGACGAAGCGGCTGGTGCTGGTGGACGACGAGACGATGTCCTTCCTCTGGGAGACAGCCACACAGGTGGACACGCGCGTGAGCATGGACCCGGAGACGGGCACCGCGGCAAAGGGGCAGCTCTGGACGGAGGAGAGCCTGCCCGCGGAGACGCTGCTGGTGGGCGTGATGGGCGCCACGGGTACCTTCAACAAGGCGCCGCGCAAGTTGGCGGCGGACGCGGTGCTGGATGCGGCGTTTGGCGGCGAGGGCACGGTGCTCCAACTGGGAGGCAAGGCCACCGTGGGGCGCGGCCGGTGCCGGCTGCTGGCCTGGATGGCTCCGGATGCGCGAGGTGGGCGATGA
- a CDS encoding type III-B CRISPR module-associated protein Cmr5 — protein sequence MTAQTREQQRALDVYARVRTARDKGKALCAEYKPRVNGLGAAVLRDGLAAALAFLEREVKSNAAAQHLLEDLTWCLERARLPGLSEPSLKRLGLPGAVRALGLNEYMLATRESLRLLVWFRRAVQATFPLEEREHA from the coding sequence ATGACGGCGCAGACGCGGGAGCAGCAGCGGGCGCTGGATGTCTATGCGCGGGTTCGCACGGCGCGTGACAAAGGCAAAGCGTTGTGCGCGGAGTACAAGCCTCGGGTGAACGGCCTGGGCGCGGCGGTGTTGCGTGATGGGCTGGCGGCGGCGCTCGCCTTCCTGGAACGAGAGGTCAAGAGCAACGCGGCGGCCCAGCACCTGTTGGAAGACCTGACGTGGTGTCTGGAGCGGGCGCGGTTGCCGGGGTTGTCGGAGCCGTCCCTGAAGAGGCTGGGCTTGCCTGGCGCCGTCCGCGCGCTGGGGCTGAACGAATACATGCTGGCCACGCGCGAGTCGCTCCGGCTGTTGGTGTGGTTCCGCCGCGCGGTGCAGGCCACCTTCCCCCTGGAGGAGCGCGAACATGCGTGA
- the cmr6 gene encoding type III-B CRISPR module RAMP protein Cmr6 has translation MRDALGRVAGRVEKTSHAGLVYERYAPEKKHESQSGPWEAWLARLEAHPEPDDYADAFIRWKDSLRQSYTATFTARAESRLLVGHGNASPTGVGLTLHHTWGVPVVPGSSLKGVLAGYLRAVYGDAAMEARRRLFGVPGEDGEGAHAGEVIFHDAQWVPYRRVTGADRSPTFLSRDVLTVHHAGWYGGTSSWPNDYESPNPVAFLSVRPRGCFLVALSLAPGMEADAQAEAFLKWTAQRLDEALRHWGVGGKTAAGYGRLVREGPLELQRPQRPVRASPALTEFLSWVEARRADKVEQRQVLVGFEAEWLERLVSLAPEAREAGAKALRSLVKNPKLEARRDELLARMGVAVGGRR, from the coding sequence ATGCGTGACGCTTTGGGCCGAGTCGCGGGGCGCGTCGAGAAGACCTCGCACGCGGGGCTGGTGTACGAGCGGTATGCCCCGGAGAAGAAGCATGAGAGCCAGAGCGGACCCTGGGAGGCGTGGCTGGCTCGTCTGGAGGCGCACCCCGAGCCAGACGATTACGCCGACGCCTTCATTCGCTGGAAGGACTCGCTCCGGCAGTCGTACACGGCGACCTTCACGGCGCGCGCGGAGAGCCGCCTCTTGGTGGGGCATGGCAACGCGTCACCCACGGGGGTGGGGCTGACGCTGCACCACACGTGGGGCGTCCCCGTCGTGCCGGGCTCGTCGTTGAAGGGCGTGCTCGCGGGCTACCTGCGCGCGGTGTACGGCGATGCCGCGATGGAGGCGCGGCGCAGGCTCTTCGGTGTGCCGGGGGAGGATGGCGAAGGCGCGCACGCTGGCGAGGTCATCTTTCATGATGCGCAGTGGGTGCCGTATCGGCGTGTCACGGGCGCGGACCGTTCGCCGACGTTCCTGTCCCGGGACGTGCTCACGGTTCACCATGCGGGTTGGTATGGCGGCACGTCCTCGTGGCCGAATGACTACGAGTCGCCCAATCCGGTGGCCTTCCTCTCGGTGCGGCCACGAGGTTGTTTCCTCGTGGCGCTGAGCCTGGCGCCAGGGATGGAGGCGGATGCACAGGCAGAGGCGTTCCTGAAGTGGACCGCGCAGAGGCTGGACGAGGCCCTGCGCCACTGGGGCGTGGGCGGAAAGACGGCGGCGGGGTACGGCAGGCTGGTGCGCGAAGGGCCGTTGGAGCTTCAGCGTCCCCAGCGCCCGGTCCGCGCCTCGCCCGCGCTGACGGAGTTCCTGTCATGGGTGGAGGCTCGGCGCGCCGACAAGGTGGAACAACGGCAAGTCCTGGTGGGCTTCGAGGCGGAGTGGCTGGAGCGGTTGGTGTCGCTGGCGCCGGAGGCGCGTGAGGCCGGTGCGAAGGCGCTGCGTTCACTCGTCAAGAACCCCAAGCTCGAAGCGCGCAGGGATGAGTTGCTCGCGAGGATGGGCGTGGCCGTGGGAGGTCGTCGGTGA
- the cas6 gene encoding type I-MYXAN CRISPR-associated protein Cas6/Cmx6, translated as MTSLDLLYPVRGGPVPLDHGYALFSALCTRVPALHERLDLGVFTLRGERAVGDLLHLGRGTLRLRCSPEVVPLLLSLPLTPLNVAGREVVLGAPVLRALEPASSLFARIVTFKHALDAASFLRGVSRSLEALACDARPVLGRRRLVRIAGKRVVGYALELHGVSGEDSLRVQAQGLGGRRHMGCGLFLPPRPVVRGVVPQLGELARAA; from the coding sequence GTGACGTCACTCGACCTGCTCTATCCGGTCCGGGGTGGCCCGGTGCCGCTGGACCATGGGTATGCGCTCTTCTCCGCGCTTTGCACCCGGGTGCCCGCGCTGCATGAACGCTTGGACCTGGGCGTATTCACGCTGCGCGGTGAGCGCGCCGTGGGGGACCTGCTGCACCTGGGCCGGGGAACGCTGCGCTTGCGCTGTTCACCGGAGGTGGTGCCGCTGCTGCTGTCGTTGCCGCTCACGCCACTGAACGTCGCTGGGCGGGAGGTGGTGCTCGGTGCGCCGGTGCTCCGCGCGTTGGAACCCGCGTCGTCACTCTTCGCGCGGATTGTGACTTTCAAGCATGCGCTCGACGCGGCGTCGTTCCTGCGGGGCGTGTCCCGTTCACTCGAGGCGCTGGCGTGTGATGCACGTCCGGTGCTGGGCCGTCGGCGGCTGGTGCGTATCGCCGGGAAGCGGGTGGTGGGTTACGCGCTCGAGCTGCATGGCGTTTCTGGAGAGGACTCGTTGCGAGTGCAGGCACAAGGCCTGGGCGGGCGCCGCCACATGGGGTGTGGCTTGTTTCTTCCGCCGCGTCCCGTGGTGCGGGGCGTTGTGCCGCAGCTCGGGGAACTCGCGCGGGCCGCGTGA